Below is a genomic region from SAR324 cluster bacterium.
ATCAAATGGTATTGAAGTAGTCTATCAAGACTTGGCATTGTGTGATCACCTCACCGCTGCACACAATGTGTTTTTGGGGCGAGAAAAGAAAAAAAGAATGGGGCCATTAAGAATTCTGGACAACAAATTTATGTTTTCCAAGGCAGGTGAAATTTTTGCGATGCTGAAATCTGAGACACGTCCACGTGACTTAGTGAAGCAAATGTCTGGTGGTCAAAGACAGGCGGTTGCTATCGCACGCACTCAACTCTCTTCGCCAGAACTTGTATTGATGGATGAACCAACAGCAGCTATCTCAGTCCGGCAGGTCAGCGAAGTCTTAGGGTTGATCAAGCGTCTTCAGTCACAGGGTGTTGGGATCCTCCTAATCAGTCATCGAATGCCAGACATATTCACAGTCTGTGATCGAGTCGTAGTGTTACGAAGAGGAGAGAAGGTTGCTGATAAACATATATCAAACACTTCTCAGGATGAAATTACAGGATTAATTACTGGTGCCGTCGAAAGCGCTTAATTGAAAAGGTAATTCAATGACTGATGCAAGTCTTACAAAAGCTATTGATTCCCAAACACATTCAGTTTGGCAACAGCTCTATCGTTCACAGCCATTTTGGGTAACTGTTGCTGCAATTGGCCTATGTGTAGTACTTTCTTGGGCGGGTACAAATTCACGTGGAGAGCAGGTTTTTTTTACTGCTCAAAACTTCAATAATGT
It encodes:
- a CDS encoding ATP-binding cassette domain-containing protein; the protein is MSSSSLENPSKPVFLDLRNISKSFGAIEALKGINMQLFAGEVVGLMGDNGAGKSTLVKILSGNYPPTEGEMHLGGERRQFNKPVDARSNGIEVVYQDLALCDHLTAAHNVFLGREKKKRMGPLRILDNKFMFSKAGEIFAMLKSETRPRDLVKQMSGGQRQAVAIARTQLSSPELVLMDEPTAAISVRQVSEVLGLIKRLQSQGVGILLISHRMPDIFTVCDRVVVLRRGEKVADKHISNTSQDEITGLITGAVESA